AACAAGCACCGCAGCCTGGTATTTGGCGCTTTTACCTTTTTTATCCCCCTGATCCTCGGGTATTTTGTGTGTACCTACCTCCTTCATTTTAATTTTATGGCTACTTTGCTGATTTCCAGCATGTTTGCCACACATACACTGGTCGCTTATCCGCTGGCCAGCCGGTTAGGGATTACTAAAAATGAAGCGGTTACGGTAGCCGTTGGCGGTACCATTATAACAGATACCGCCGTGTTACTGATCCTGGCAGTGATTACCGGGGCTACCACCGGCCATCTTGATACTACCTTTTGGGTAAGGCTGGGTGTTTCCCTGACGGTATTTGCCGTGATCATCCTTTGGTTGATGCCTATGCTGGGCCGCTGGTTTTTTAAGAAGATCAAGGATGATAAAACATCACATTTCGTTTTTGTGATGGCACTGGTTTTCTCAGCAGCCTTCCTGGCAGAGCTGGCAGGAGTAGAAGGAATTATCGGGGCCTTCCTGGCCGGGCTGGCATTGAACCAGCTGATCCCGCATACTTCTCCCTTGATGAACCGGATTGAATTTACCGGTAATGCCTTGTTTATACCTTTTTTCCTGATCAGTGTAGGGATGCTGGTAGACCTGCGGGTATTGCTAAAAGGGCCGGAAGCTTTGATTATTGCGGGTTCTTTGACTGCAATGGCCTTGTTCAGCAAATGGCTGGCTGCCTTTTTTACCCAGCTGTCATTCAAATACACCCCAACCCAGCGTAATGTGATCTTCGGGCTAAGCAGCGCACATGCCGCTGCTACTATTGCGGTGATCCTCATTGGATATAATATGGGACTGGTGGATGAGCATGTATTGAATGGTACTGTGGTGCTGATCCTGATCACTTGTATGGTGGGCTCTTTTGTAACAGAGAATGCAGGCCGTAAGCTGGCCATTGAAGAAACTTCCCGTAAGCCCGAATTACCGGATGTAGCGGAAAGGATCCTGGTGCCGATCTCCAATCCCAACCGTTTGGAATGGTTACTTGATTTTGCGGTGATGATCAAGGATGTGCACACGGAAACACCAATTTACCCGCTGGCAGTGGTACAGGATGATGATGAAGCTAAAGAAAAGGTACACCTGACCAATAAGATGATGGAAGCGGCAGTGATCCATGCTGCGGCAACAGAAAGCAAGGTGCAGGTGGTGACACGGGTAGACCTGAACGTATCGGATGGCATTGCGCGCGCCGCCAAGGAACTGCAGATCACAGATGTGGTATTGGGGTGGACAGATAAAACCAGTACTACTGACCGTTTGTTTGGGTCTATTTTTGGTACCACACTGGACAACGTACTGCAAAGTGTATGGGAAACCGTATACGTTTGTGACTTCCATTATCCGTTGAGCACCACCAAAAAGATGGTCCTTATCCTGCCCAAGAACACACAATATGAAATAGGCTTCTTTCATTACCTCCAAAAGATGGTCATGCTGGCTAAGCAGGCCGGCGCAAGGCTGTTGGTTTGTTGTAATGAGAAAACAGAAGAGGTGGTGAGTGCTTTTATAGAACAATCAAAAGTAAGCGTGGAGCTCACCTTTAAGTCGTTTGAAAATGTGGAAGATTTCCTGGTATTGTCCCGCGAAATTACACGTAATGATTTGCTGGTAGTGGTGACTGCCCGTAGAAGCACCTTGTCGTATAATGCTTACCTGGAAAGTATACCTGCCAAGTTAAGCCGTCATTTCAGAGAAAATAATGTGATTCTGTTGTACCCCGAACAAACAGCCATTGATTTTATTGAATCCGGTTTACAACCCGAGGATCTAACGCTGGCGCCTATACAGGAACAACTGGCTAATCTGAATAAATTAGGAAAGGCGGTGAAGCGTATCTTTAAGAACCCACGCAATGATCAATAAACGTATTCCT
The Chitinophaga sp. H8 DNA segment above includes these coding regions:
- a CDS encoding cation:proton antiporter, with translation MMNALNGSVLLLDVSLPLKDPIPIFSLVLFIILLAPIILRKFRIPSIIGLILAGMAIGEHGFEIISKGSIDLFGKAGLLYIMFLAGLELDMTEFRKNKHRSLVFGAFTFFIPLILGYFVCTYLLHFNFMATLLISSMFATHTLVAYPLASRLGITKNEAVTVAVGGTIITDTAVLLILAVITGATTGHLDTTFWVRLGVSLTVFAVIILWLMPMLGRWFFKKIKDDKTSHFVFVMALVFSAAFLAELAGVEGIIGAFLAGLALNQLIPHTSPLMNRIEFTGNALFIPFFLISVGMLVDLRVLLKGPEALIIAGSLTAMALFSKWLAAFFTQLSFKYTPTQRNVIFGLSSAHAAATIAVILIGYNMGLVDEHVLNGTVVLILITCMVGSFVTENAGRKLAIEETSRKPELPDVAERILVPISNPNRLEWLLDFAVMIKDVHTETPIYPLAVVQDDDEAKEKVHLTNKMMEAAVIHAAATESKVQVVTRVDLNVSDGIARAAKELQITDVVLGWTDKTSTTDRLFGSIFGTTLDNVLQSVWETVYVCDFHYPLSTTKKMVLILPKNTQYEIGFFHYLQKMVMLAKQAGARLLVCCNEKTEEVVSAFIEQSKVSVELTFKSFENVEDFLVLSREITRNDLLVVVTARRSTLSYNAYLESIPAKLSRHFRENNVILLYPEQTAIDFIESGLQPEDLTLAPIQEQLANLNKLGKAVKRIFKNPRNDQ